In a genomic window of Magnolia sinica isolate HGM2019 chromosome 14, MsV1, whole genome shotgun sequence:
- the LOC131225186 gene encoding uncharacterized protein LOC131225186 isoform X1 — MLNLGRWLILFQTVHSAAIFDAASVALENASLDSKFLGNIFSRIGILSVKRRRREMFRLHRHKQEKSGERVDFKFSHFHALQVAKGWDKLFISIISVETGKTIAKSSKAIVRSGNCQWSEALSESIWVSQDNASKEFEESLFKFVVSMGSARSGILGEAVVNLADYMSSRAAVPVSLPLKKCNYGTILQVKIQCLSPRPRDEKKSKETTSHLEDTNMEYDDMDNKSDGSDNMFNKSSGSSSGNHLGGNSHPGEIGIRDMSFSVSGSHHSSDSGEGSVGRVASSPRNSINNGDAYIPVRRQDSAASQNSANVGNGPGDDPSRSNPSSFNSRVAGSGNHLQKQWQELTGQSSSHGLAPISLRPANSSKDLLEAAEDTIEELHAESKMWERNACKLKLDLEILRKDFSDQSRRLADLEMELSAACTERDGFKLEIEQLQLSLDKLVAKQNPADSSKSRADDLSHMQRELENEIKFQKESNANMAVQLKKTQESNIELVSILQELEETIEKQRLEIENLSAQKAEFGDMKGYRHGTEESGQSDQTDGISVRNTSAGPNDQGGSVHQDTTGNSHEQAWMKDNLSLEHQLTELQESQRKMQSVVQLLEKSLEDKNQEIQLEKELRDQSLLDIEAEWACKLSAKEEEIFKLEAKLSDSVNAPSSPKTGSAYGGYPDMVNEIAALRAKVQELERDCNELTDENLELILKMKESEGDITTGIGSDEFQYSATTSESEIGQLKSQVHQLEQQLKEMEMLNEVAANHLQTQIDLQKKSADLESELQSFKAKACNLSGELSKSQLEVEKKEMEVTALQQEIESYRVREIDWENQLDVASTRESVESNSLVELSEIFSEMYKQLQLALATLKKPWYDIDSDVQIEHQDGLHLLHSISTDGVIQKKQAEDMVNDFRELNDLLGEKIAKCKAFERASDAQKLLNDYILKENTLSLSIQELENLKMELQSKIADMGKELDVSRSVMAELESGILLKEEEIEVLQHSRMELEVQVSNLSKEKDQLEESLDTAKRESSITTKCLDDVRQDLVVLTYNMDSHVSANKMLERKSTELESSRHELEIHVSELEEENVQLSERLSGLEAQLRHLTDERESSRLELERSRRLVADLKNEVEKLGIEMEMQKADLKQKLQETQKQWSEAEEKLEISKRSHSKLQATVEGLIEECTSLQKLNEELRRQRLKLHENCTHLEAELRESRKNFSECCKKVEHLEEKYSSMHKDAASKEKLLTSELDSLLHEHKQNEEKLILAESLLKQTHLDKTTEAENLQREVAHLTAQIVATHDERERMASEAVLEVSRLRADKSKLENSLQEYHAKARLYETELCALQLESESKVQGLTDMLSASKQNEELFMAEREHMKRSLEDVKLSEERLKSIVSEIEMKLKASEYERQLLTEETASLKVQLQDMARLQDEISALKSMLDETKYEKGKLETSLQELSMDCEELKVERFSFMEKFSNMHKALSEGEECIRSKVALEEKLLRLECELTAKEASCANDVELKNELSRIKRTNSQFQRKIQCLEEEKEECLRRAQGLEEELKLKRENKHLDEKQILSGSSNKNLPESSESNLVKPLEGNEFSNSKMEAQKDFPNSQSDNMLLEHKERPQGAVDLVSKVQLLETELAEALEANNKYKLQLSGRLVGEYEGMERKASSLEEELRDMHDRYFHMSLRFAEVEAEREELVMKVKTLNNGKRWFS, encoded by the exons GTGGCCAAAGGATGGGACAAGCTTTTCATATCAATTATTTCTGTGGAAACTGGGAAAACCATTGCCAAATCCAGCAAAGCTATTGTACGCAGTGGAAATTGTCAATGGAGTGAAGCTCTGTCAGAATCTATATGGGTCTCGCAAGACAATGCTTCTAAAGAGTTTGAAGAATCTCTTTTCAAATTTGTTGTTTCAATG GGATCTGCTAGATCTGGTATCCTTGGAGAGGCTGTTGTGAATCTGGCAGACTACATGAGCTCAAGAGCTGCAGTTCCTGTTTCATTGCCCTTGAAAAAATGCAATTATGGGACAATTTTACAA GTCAAAATTCAGTGCCTTTCCCCAAGACCAAG GGATGAAAAGAAGTCAAAGGAAACAACCTCCCACCTGGAAGATACGAATATGGAATACGATGACATGGACAACAAATCAGATGGATCTGATAACATGTTCAATAAGAGTTCTGGATCTTCCTCTGGTAACCATTTAGGTGGTAATTCTCATCCAGGAGAAATAGGGATCAGG GACATGAGCTTTTCAGTGTCAGGATCACACCATAGTTCTGACTCAGGGGAAGGCTCAGTAGGCAGGGTGGCTTCTTCCCCTAGAAACAGTATAAACAATGGTGATGCATACATTCCGGTCAGAAGACAAGATTCAGCAGCCTCCCAAAATAGTGCAAATGTCGGGAATGGCCCTGGTGATGATCCTTCTAGATCAAACCCATCTTCCTTCAATTCAAGGGTTGCAGGATCAGGCAATCATCTTCAGAAGCAGTGGCAGGAGCTTACTGGCCAAAGCTCTTCACATGGGCTTGCCCCAATATCACTGAGGCCTGCCAATTCTTCTAAGGACCTTCTTGAAGCTGCTGAAGATACCATTGAGGAGCTCCACGCAGAATCGAAGATGTGGGAAAGAAATGCTTGCAAGTTAAAGCTTGACCTGGAGATATTGCGAAAGGATTTCTCTGACCAATCAAGGCGGCTGGCAGATCTGGAGATGGAACTTTCAGCAGCATGCACTGAACGCGATGGCTTTAAACTGGAGATCGAGCAATTGCAATTGTCATTGGATAAGTTGGTGGCCAAACAAAATCCTGCCGATAGTTCAAAATCACGAGCCGATGATTTAAGTCATATGCAAAGAGAATTGGAAAATGAGATAAAGTTTCAGAAAGAATCCAATGCCAATATGGCTGTACAGCTGAAGAAAACTCAGGAATCAAACATTGAGCTTGTTTCTATTCTTCAGGAGCTGGAAGAGACCATAGAGAAACAGAGATTGGAGATAGAAAATCTTTCAGCTCAAAAAGCTGAATTTGGTGATATGAAAGGCTATAGGCATGGAACTGAAGAGAGTGGTCAGTCAGATCAAACCGATGGAATTTCCGTCAGAAATACAAGTGCAGGGCCTAATGATCAGGGAGGCAGTGTTCACCAAGATACAACAGGAAATTCACATGAACAAGCGTGGATGAAGGACAATCTGAGCTTAGAACACCAGCTCACTGAGTTGCAGGAATCACAAAGGAAAATGCAATCTGTTGTGCAGTTACTGGAGAAAAGCTTAGAAGACAAGAATCAAGAGATTCAACTTGAGAAGGAGCTGAGGGACCAATCTTTGTTGGATATCGAGGCAGAATGGGCATGCAAGCTATctgcaaaagaagaagaaatcttcAAACTGGAGGCAAAGCTATCTGATTCAGTCAATGCTCCATCTTCACCGAAAACGGGGTCTGCCTATGGAGGCTATCCTGATATGGTAAATGAGATTGCGGCCTTACGAGCTAAAGTGCAGGAGCTAGAGAGGGACTGCAATGAACTTACAGATGAAAACCTGGAGCTTATATTGAAAATGAAGGAATCAGAAGGGGATATCACGACAGGAATTGGATCTGATGAGTTTCAGTATTCTGCAACTACATCCGAATCTGAAATTGGTCAGCTCAAATCCCAGGTACACCAGCTGGAACAGCAGCTAAAGGAGATGGAAATGCTTAATGAAGTTGCTGCCAACCACTTGCAAACCCAAATAGATCTTCAGAAGAAGAGTGCTGATCTTGAGAGTGAGCTGCAGTCTTTTAAGGCTAAAGCATGTAATCTTAGTGGTGAACTCAGTAAAAGTCAACTTGaagtagaaaagaaagagatggaagtTACTGCATTACAGCAAGAGATTGAAAGTTACCGAGTTAGAGAAATCGACTGGGAGAACCAGCTTGATGTTGCATCCACGAGAGAAAGTGTAGAGTCAAATAGCCTCGTAGAACTATCAGAAATCTTTTCTGAGATGTATAAGCAGCTTCAGCTGGCTTTAGCGACTTTGAAGAAGCCATGGTACGATATTGATTCTGATGTGCAGATAGAGCATCAAGATGGGCTTCATTTATTGCATTCTATCAGTACAGATGGGGTCATTCAGAAAAAGCAGGCTGAGGATATGGTAAATGATTTTCGTGAGCTGAATGATTTATTGGGAGAAAAGATTGCTAAGTGCAAGGCATTTGAACGGGCTAGTGATGCTCAGAAGCTGCTGAATGATTACATTCTGAAAGAAAATACTCTTTCGCTGTCGATTCAAGAACTagagaacttgaagatggaactGCAGTCTAAAATTGCAGACATGGGTAAGGAACTGGACGTGAGCAGGTCCGTGATGGCAGAGCTTGAATCTGGCATTTTattgaaggaagaggagattGAGGTTCTCCAGCATTCTCGGATGGAACTAGAAGTTCAGGTTTCTAACCTTTCGAAAGAAAAGGATCAGTTGGAAGAAAGCTTAGATACTGCAAAAAGGGAAAGTAGTATTACCACCAAATGCTTGGATGATGTACGACAGGATTTGGTGGTGCTTACTTACAATATGGATTCCCATGTTTCTGCTAACAAGATGCTCGAAAGGAAGTCGACAGAGCTAGAGAGTAGCAGGCATGAATTAGAAATTCATGTATCTGAGCTAGAGGAAGAAAATGTGCAGCTGTCAGAACGCTTATCTGGCTTGGAAGCTCAGTTAAGGCATTTGACAGATGAGAGGGAGTCTAGTAGATTGGAACTAGAAAGATCCAGGCGGCTTGTAGCAGATCTTAAGAATGAGGTTGAAAAGCTAGGAATTGAAATGGAAATGCAGAAGGCAGATCTGAAACAAAAGTTGCAAGAAACACAGAAGCAGTGGTCTGAAGCCGAAGAAAAATTGGAAATTTCAAAGAGATCGCACTCAAAATTACAAGCTACAGTTGAAGGTTTGATTGAAGAATGCACTTCTCTTCAGAAACTGAATGAGGAGTTGAGGCGGCAGAGACTGAAGTTGCATGAGAATTGCACGCATTTAGAGGCTGAATTGAGGGAATCACGGAAAAACTTTTCTGAATGCTGTAAGAAAGTCGAACACTTAGAGGAAAAGTATTCTTCAATGCATAAAGATGCTGCTTCAAAAGAAAAATTGCTAACTTCAGAGCTAGATTCTCTTCTTCACGAGCACAAGCAAAATGAAGAGAAACTCATTCTAGCAGAAAGCTTGCTAAAGCAGACTCACTTGGATAAGACAACTGAAGCTGAGAACCTCCAAAGAGAGGTAGCACATCTCACTGCACAGATAGTGGCGACTCAtgatgaaagagagagaatggcATCAGAAGCCGTACTTGAAGTATCCAGACTACGTGCTGATAAAAGTAAACTTGAAAATTCTCTTCAAGAATACCATGCAAAGGCTAGATTATATGAAACTGAGTTATGTGCTCTCCAATTAGAATCTGAAAGTAAGGTACAAGGGTTGACTGATATGCTTTCTGCTTCTAAACAGAACGAGGAATTGTTTATGGCCGAGCGTGAGCATATGAAGAGATCCCTGGAGGATGTCAAACTAAGTGAAGAGAGACTAAAGAGCATCGTAAGTGAAATAGAAATGAAGCTTAAAGCTTCTGAATATGAAAGACAGCTTTTAACAGAAGAGACTGCTAGCCTGAAGGTCCAATTGCAAGACATGGCACGCCTTCAGGATGAGATTTCTGCCCTTAAGAGCATGCTCGATGAGACGAAATATGAAAAGGGTAAACTGGAAACATCACTTCAAGAATTGTCTATGGATTGTGAAGAGCTGAAGGTGGAGAGATTTTCATTTATGGAGAAATTTTCTAACATGCACAAGGCTTTGTCCGAAGGAGAGGAATGCATACGTAGTAAGGTTGCCTTAGAAGAAAAGCTTTTGCGGTTGGAGTGTGAACTAACTGCAAAGGAAGCATCATGTGCTAATGATGTTGAGCTGAAGAATGAACTTAGCCGGATTAAGAGAACAAATAGCCAATTTCAGCGGAAGATACAATGCCTTGAGGAGGAGAAAGAAGAGTGCTTAAGGAGAGCTCAAGGTCTTGAAGAGGAATTAAAACTGAAGagggaaaataaacatttggaTGAGAAACAGATTCTAAGTGGGTCAAGCAATAAAAACTTGCCCGAATCTTCAGAATCCAATCTGGTGAAGCCCTTAGAG GGAAATGAATTCTCAAACAGTAAGATGGAGGCCCAGAAAGATTTCCCTAATTCTCAG AGTGATAACATGCTACTTGAACATAAAGAAAGGCCACAAGGAGCAGTTGATCTTGTGTCTAAGGTCCAATTGCTTGAAACTGAACTTGCTGAAGCCTTGGAGGCAAATAACAAGTATAAATTACAGCTTAGTGG
- the LOC131225186 gene encoding uncharacterized protein LOC131225186 isoform X3, with protein MFRLHRHKQEKSGERVDFKFSHFHALQVAKGWDKLFISIISVETGKTIAKSSKAIVRSGNCQWSEALSESIWVSQDNASKEFEESLFKFVVSMGSARSGILGEAVVNLADYMSSRAAVPVSLPLKKCNYGTILQVKIQCLSPRPRDEKKSKETTSHLEDTNMEYDDMDNKSDGSDNMFNKSSGSSSGNHLGGNSHPGEIGIRDMSFSVSGSHHSSDSGEGSVGRVASSPRNSINNGDAYIPVRRQDSAASQNSANVGNGPGDDPSRSNPSSFNSRVAGSGNHLQKQWQELTGQSSSHGLAPISLRPANSSKDLLEAAEDTIEELHAESKMWERNACKLKLDLEILRKDFSDQSRRLADLEMELSAACTERDGFKLEIEQLQLSLDKLVAKQNPADSSKSRADDLSHMQRELENEIKFQKESNANMAVQLKKTQESNIELVSILQELEETIEKQRLEIENLSAQKAEFGDMKGYRHGTEESGQSDQTDGISVRNTSAGPNDQGGSVHQDTTGNSHEQAWMKDNLSLEHQLTELQESQRKMQSVVQLLEKSLEDKNQEIQLEKELRDQSLLDIEAEWACKLSAKEEEIFKLEAKLSDSVNAPSSPKTGSAYGGYPDMVNEIAALRAKVQELERDCNELTDENLELILKMKESEGDITTGIGSDEFQYSATTSESEIGQLKSQVHQLEQQLKEMEMLNEVAANHLQTQIDLQKKSADLESELQSFKAKACNLSGELSKSQLEVEKKEMEVTALQQEIESYRVREIDWENQLDVASTRESVESNSLVELSEIFSEMYKQLQLALATLKKPWYDIDSDVQIEHQDGLHLLHSISTDGVIQKKQAEDMVNDFRELNDLLGEKIAKCKAFERASDAQKLLNDYILKENTLSLSIQELENLKMELQSKIADMGKELDVSRSVMAELESGILLKEEEIEVLQHSRMELEVQVSNLSKEKDQLEESLDTAKRESSITTKCLDDVRQDLVVLTYNMDSHVSANKMLERKSTELESSRHELEIHVSELEEENVQLSERLSGLEAQLRHLTDERESSRLELERSRRLVADLKNEVEKLGIEMEMQKADLKQKLQETQKQWSEAEEKLEISKRSHSKLQATVEGLIEECTSLQKLNEELRRQRLKLHENCTHLEAELRESRKNFSECCKKVEHLEEKYSSMHKDAASKEKLLTSELDSLLHEHKQNEEKLILAESLLKQTHLDKTTEAENLQREVAHLTAQIVATHDERERMASEAVLEVSRLRADKSKLENSLQEYHAKARLYETELCALQLESESKVQGLTDMLSASKQNEELFMAEREHMKRSLEDVKLSEERLKSIVSEIEMKLKASEYERQLLTEETASLKVQLQDMARLQDEISALKSMLDETKYEKGKLETSLQELSMDCEELKVERFSFMEKFSNMHKALSEGEECIRSKVALEEKLLRLECELTAKEASCANDVELKNELSRIKRTNSQFQRKIQCLEEEKEECLRRAQGLEEELKLKRENKHLDEKQILSGSSNKNLPESSESNLVKPLEGNEFSNSKMEAQKDFPNSQSDNMLLEHKERPQGAVDLVSKVQLLETELAEALEANNKYKLQLSGRLVGEYEGMERKASSLEEELRDMHDRYFHMSLRFAEVEAEREELVMKVKTLNNGKRWFS; from the exons GTGGCCAAAGGATGGGACAAGCTTTTCATATCAATTATTTCTGTGGAAACTGGGAAAACCATTGCCAAATCCAGCAAAGCTATTGTACGCAGTGGAAATTGTCAATGGAGTGAAGCTCTGTCAGAATCTATATGGGTCTCGCAAGACAATGCTTCTAAAGAGTTTGAAGAATCTCTTTTCAAATTTGTTGTTTCAATG GGATCTGCTAGATCTGGTATCCTTGGAGAGGCTGTTGTGAATCTGGCAGACTACATGAGCTCAAGAGCTGCAGTTCCTGTTTCATTGCCCTTGAAAAAATGCAATTATGGGACAATTTTACAA GTCAAAATTCAGTGCCTTTCCCCAAGACCAAG GGATGAAAAGAAGTCAAAGGAAACAACCTCCCACCTGGAAGATACGAATATGGAATACGATGACATGGACAACAAATCAGATGGATCTGATAACATGTTCAATAAGAGTTCTGGATCTTCCTCTGGTAACCATTTAGGTGGTAATTCTCATCCAGGAGAAATAGGGATCAGG GACATGAGCTTTTCAGTGTCAGGATCACACCATAGTTCTGACTCAGGGGAAGGCTCAGTAGGCAGGGTGGCTTCTTCCCCTAGAAACAGTATAAACAATGGTGATGCATACATTCCGGTCAGAAGACAAGATTCAGCAGCCTCCCAAAATAGTGCAAATGTCGGGAATGGCCCTGGTGATGATCCTTCTAGATCAAACCCATCTTCCTTCAATTCAAGGGTTGCAGGATCAGGCAATCATCTTCAGAAGCAGTGGCAGGAGCTTACTGGCCAAAGCTCTTCACATGGGCTTGCCCCAATATCACTGAGGCCTGCCAATTCTTCTAAGGACCTTCTTGAAGCTGCTGAAGATACCATTGAGGAGCTCCACGCAGAATCGAAGATGTGGGAAAGAAATGCTTGCAAGTTAAAGCTTGACCTGGAGATATTGCGAAAGGATTTCTCTGACCAATCAAGGCGGCTGGCAGATCTGGAGATGGAACTTTCAGCAGCATGCACTGAACGCGATGGCTTTAAACTGGAGATCGAGCAATTGCAATTGTCATTGGATAAGTTGGTGGCCAAACAAAATCCTGCCGATAGTTCAAAATCACGAGCCGATGATTTAAGTCATATGCAAAGAGAATTGGAAAATGAGATAAAGTTTCAGAAAGAATCCAATGCCAATATGGCTGTACAGCTGAAGAAAACTCAGGAATCAAACATTGAGCTTGTTTCTATTCTTCAGGAGCTGGAAGAGACCATAGAGAAACAGAGATTGGAGATAGAAAATCTTTCAGCTCAAAAAGCTGAATTTGGTGATATGAAAGGCTATAGGCATGGAACTGAAGAGAGTGGTCAGTCAGATCAAACCGATGGAATTTCCGTCAGAAATACAAGTGCAGGGCCTAATGATCAGGGAGGCAGTGTTCACCAAGATACAACAGGAAATTCACATGAACAAGCGTGGATGAAGGACAATCTGAGCTTAGAACACCAGCTCACTGAGTTGCAGGAATCACAAAGGAAAATGCAATCTGTTGTGCAGTTACTGGAGAAAAGCTTAGAAGACAAGAATCAAGAGATTCAACTTGAGAAGGAGCTGAGGGACCAATCTTTGTTGGATATCGAGGCAGAATGGGCATGCAAGCTATctgcaaaagaagaagaaatcttcAAACTGGAGGCAAAGCTATCTGATTCAGTCAATGCTCCATCTTCACCGAAAACGGGGTCTGCCTATGGAGGCTATCCTGATATGGTAAATGAGATTGCGGCCTTACGAGCTAAAGTGCAGGAGCTAGAGAGGGACTGCAATGAACTTACAGATGAAAACCTGGAGCTTATATTGAAAATGAAGGAATCAGAAGGGGATATCACGACAGGAATTGGATCTGATGAGTTTCAGTATTCTGCAACTACATCCGAATCTGAAATTGGTCAGCTCAAATCCCAGGTACACCAGCTGGAACAGCAGCTAAAGGAGATGGAAATGCTTAATGAAGTTGCTGCCAACCACTTGCAAACCCAAATAGATCTTCAGAAGAAGAGTGCTGATCTTGAGAGTGAGCTGCAGTCTTTTAAGGCTAAAGCATGTAATCTTAGTGGTGAACTCAGTAAAAGTCAACTTGaagtagaaaagaaagagatggaagtTACTGCATTACAGCAAGAGATTGAAAGTTACCGAGTTAGAGAAATCGACTGGGAGAACCAGCTTGATGTTGCATCCACGAGAGAAAGTGTAGAGTCAAATAGCCTCGTAGAACTATCAGAAATCTTTTCTGAGATGTATAAGCAGCTTCAGCTGGCTTTAGCGACTTTGAAGAAGCCATGGTACGATATTGATTCTGATGTGCAGATAGAGCATCAAGATGGGCTTCATTTATTGCATTCTATCAGTACAGATGGGGTCATTCAGAAAAAGCAGGCTGAGGATATGGTAAATGATTTTCGTGAGCTGAATGATTTATTGGGAGAAAAGATTGCTAAGTGCAAGGCATTTGAACGGGCTAGTGATGCTCAGAAGCTGCTGAATGATTACATTCTGAAAGAAAATACTCTTTCGCTGTCGATTCAAGAACTagagaacttgaagatggaactGCAGTCTAAAATTGCAGACATGGGTAAGGAACTGGACGTGAGCAGGTCCGTGATGGCAGAGCTTGAATCTGGCATTTTattgaaggaagaggagattGAGGTTCTCCAGCATTCTCGGATGGAACTAGAAGTTCAGGTTTCTAACCTTTCGAAAGAAAAGGATCAGTTGGAAGAAAGCTTAGATACTGCAAAAAGGGAAAGTAGTATTACCACCAAATGCTTGGATGATGTACGACAGGATTTGGTGGTGCTTACTTACAATATGGATTCCCATGTTTCTGCTAACAAGATGCTCGAAAGGAAGTCGACAGAGCTAGAGAGTAGCAGGCATGAATTAGAAATTCATGTATCTGAGCTAGAGGAAGAAAATGTGCAGCTGTCAGAACGCTTATCTGGCTTGGAAGCTCAGTTAAGGCATTTGACAGATGAGAGGGAGTCTAGTAGATTGGAACTAGAAAGATCCAGGCGGCTTGTAGCAGATCTTAAGAATGAGGTTGAAAAGCTAGGAATTGAAATGGAAATGCAGAAGGCAGATCTGAAACAAAAGTTGCAAGAAACACAGAAGCAGTGGTCTGAAGCCGAAGAAAAATTGGAAATTTCAAAGAGATCGCACTCAAAATTACAAGCTACAGTTGAAGGTTTGATTGAAGAATGCACTTCTCTTCAGAAACTGAATGAGGAGTTGAGGCGGCAGAGACTGAAGTTGCATGAGAATTGCACGCATTTAGAGGCTGAATTGAGGGAATCACGGAAAAACTTTTCTGAATGCTGTAAGAAAGTCGAACACTTAGAGGAAAAGTATTCTTCAATGCATAAAGATGCTGCTTCAAAAGAAAAATTGCTAACTTCAGAGCTAGATTCTCTTCTTCACGAGCACAAGCAAAATGAAGAGAAACTCATTCTAGCAGAAAGCTTGCTAAAGCAGACTCACTTGGATAAGACAACTGAAGCTGAGAACCTCCAAAGAGAGGTAGCACATCTCACTGCACAGATAGTGGCGACTCAtgatgaaagagagagaatggcATCAGAAGCCGTACTTGAAGTATCCAGACTACGTGCTGATAAAAGTAAACTTGAAAATTCTCTTCAAGAATACCATGCAAAGGCTAGATTATATGAAACTGAGTTATGTGCTCTCCAATTAGAATCTGAAAGTAAGGTACAAGGGTTGACTGATATGCTTTCTGCTTCTAAACAGAACGAGGAATTGTTTATGGCCGAGCGTGAGCATATGAAGAGATCCCTGGAGGATGTCAAACTAAGTGAAGAGAGACTAAAGAGCATCGTAAGTGAAATAGAAATGAAGCTTAAAGCTTCTGAATATGAAAGACAGCTTTTAACAGAAGAGACTGCTAGCCTGAAGGTCCAATTGCAAGACATGGCACGCCTTCAGGATGAGATTTCTGCCCTTAAGAGCATGCTCGATGAGACGAAATATGAAAAGGGTAAACTGGAAACATCACTTCAAGAATTGTCTATGGATTGTGAAGAGCTGAAGGTGGAGAGATTTTCATTTATGGAGAAATTTTCTAACATGCACAAGGCTTTGTCCGAAGGAGAGGAATGCATACGTAGTAAGGTTGCCTTAGAAGAAAAGCTTTTGCGGTTGGAGTGTGAACTAACTGCAAAGGAAGCATCATGTGCTAATGATGTTGAGCTGAAGAATGAACTTAGCCGGATTAAGAGAACAAATAGCCAATTTCAGCGGAAGATACAATGCCTTGAGGAGGAGAAAGAAGAGTGCTTAAGGAGAGCTCAAGGTCTTGAAGAGGAATTAAAACTGAAGagggaaaataaacatttggaTGAGAAACAGATTCTAAGTGGGTCAAGCAATAAAAACTTGCCCGAATCTTCAGAATCCAATCTGGTGAAGCCCTTAGAG GGAAATGAATTCTCAAACAGTAAGATGGAGGCCCAGAAAGATTTCCCTAATTCTCAG AGTGATAACATGCTACTTGAACATAAAGAAAGGCCACAAGGAGCAGTTGATCTTGTGTCTAAGGTCCAATTGCTTGAAACTGAACTTGCTGAAGCCTTGGAGGCAAATAACAAGTATAAATTACAGCTTAGTGG